From the Temnothorax longispinosus isolate EJ_2023e chromosome 6, Tlon_JGU_v1, whole genome shotgun sequence genome, one window contains:
- the LOC139814680 gene encoding uncharacterized protein translates to MIASLVMAVLFAGIPGNGASSTRTAHMMVSKMRMADLETSASGYAYNQQGGLPVLYMRYTNHGSGRYYHAPAPVHYIVGSPAPVAPAVSETASSHEPVLLAYATAKHEIVPYVTRQPYRRDGFINYGVGQLAKYAQPLEPSKLAARAPYYAPKALKPRETDKNVDKRSDDEENEDDNYDNDEDGDKKKGKSHVPESREKAVDFIVTHPIHGLDKSRSDIDVLFEHGEKYSAAQNSAHGEKGDKGYNKQVEFDVGERGQHDKSRQQEHYDIETGHKKGHSDVAGNYGRYDETESGKKGSSYGQTSYHKKGQKTSGFHKVYHKDEYKKHTDFYDENHKKGYFDKHFIADEHHNAAEGNFKKGGHHVSGFDNENNGKKGFYDKGHIQNRDQGHNKKKGENSFHNNYENYGSDEGTRLTKKHEYDKVD, encoded by the exons ATGATTGCGAGTTTGGTGATGGCCGTGCTGTTCGCCGGTATACCCGGCAATGGTGCGTCATCGACGAGGACAGCACATATGATGGTCTCTAAGATGAGAATGGCCGATCTCGAGACCTCTGCGAGCGGGTATGCGTACAATCAGCAGGGGGGTCTTCCGGTCTTGTACATGCGGTATACCAATCACGGAAGCGGACGTTACTACCATGCACCGGCGCCAGTGCATTACATCGTCGGCAGTCCTGCACCTGTTGCGCCCGCCGTTTCTGAAACTGCGTCGTCGCACGAACCCGTTCTGCTCGCGTATGCGACTGCGAAGCACGAAATTGTACCGTACGTAACGCGCCAGCCTTACCGGCGCGATGGATTCATTAATTATGGCGTGGGCCAATTAGCGAAATACGCGCAACCGCTTGAGCCGTCTAAACTGGCTGCACGTGCACCGTATTATGCGCCTAAAGCACTTAAACCACGCGAAACGgataaaaatgtcgataaaaGAAGCGATGATGAGGAGAATGAGGACGACAATTATGACAACGATGAGGACGGCGATAAAAAGAAGGGAAAAAGTCATGTGCCTGAAAGTCGCGAAAAAGCAGTTGATTTTATAGTAACCCATCCTATTCACGGCCTCGACAAATCTCGTTCAGATATCGACGTTTTGTTCGAACATGGTGAAAAGTATTCGGCCGCACAGAATTCCGCTCATGGAGAAAAGGGCGACAAAGGGTACAACAAACAAGTGGAATTTGACGTGGGTGAACGCGGACAGCACGATAAAAGCAGGCAGCAAG AACATTATGACATCGAAACTGGGCACAAAAAAGGGCACAGCGACGTAGCCGGAAATTATGGACGCTACGATGAAACTGAGAGTGGTAAGAAGGGTAGCAGCTATGGGCAAACATCGTACCACAAAAAGGGACAAAAGACCAGCGGCTTTCATAAAGTCTACCACAAggatgaatataaaaaacataccgATTTCTATGATGAGAATCACAAGAAAGGTTATTTCGACAAGCACTTCATTGCGGACGAGCACCATAACGCTGCCGAGGgcaatttcaaaaaaggtgGACATCACGTATCCGGGTttgataatgaaaataatggaaaaaaggGGTTTTACGATAAAGGGCATATACAGAACCGCGATCAGGGTCACAATAAGAAAAAAGGTgaaaattcttttcataataattacgAAAATTATGGCTCCGACGAAGGCACGCGTTTAACTAAGAAGCATGAGTACGACAAGGTTGATTGA
- the LOC139814681 gene encoding uncharacterized protein, producing MKIYAGWYAACAVLCVCAYPSRDRLNEMYISSTFNPKSIANGYGFEEQLSATKLFEILEDSEEFEEKGPSTMRAIVTRAKSNPVLLPLIIEPEAEMLPVGYKGVKSPGVTHMEFAFAKPQTRLKGRKSATLRASVTDGNSGKSGGFNRDNDAHYAASKHETQVARDDRGTDSLVVFEVGAKGDTRKENEKTEHAEDVGTSESHSKNEDRAKNHKEEVVKKNGATHEVRDGREKARNTAGYRNVYHKDEFKKDADFYSNGRQGGHFEKHGRYGEKHAAAEGKYAKGKTNGSRFEVEAN from the coding sequence ATGAAGATCTATGCAGGATGGTATGCCGCTTGCGCCGTGCTCTGCGTTTGCGCGTATCCGTCGAGGGACCGACTTAACGAGATGTACATTAGCAGCACGTTCAATCCAAAATCAATAGCTAATGGCTATGGCTTCGAGGAGCAGCTATCCGCGACTAAATTGTTTGAGATCCTCGAAGATAGTGAAGAGTTTGAGGAGAAAGGACCGTCGACGATGAGAGCGATCGTTACGAGGGCAAAGAGCAACCCGGTCTTGCTACCCTTGATTATAGAACCTGAAGCGGAAATGTTACCGGTTGGTTATAAGGGCGTGAAGTCGCCTGGGGTCACCCACATGGAGTTTGCGTTTGCGAAACCGCAAACCAGATTAAAAGGTCGCAAAAGTGCGACATTAAGAGCTTCGGTGACGGACGGGAACTCCGGTAAATCCGGCGGATTTAATCGAGATAACGACGCACATTACGCCGCGTCGAAGCATGAGACGCAAGTCGCAAGAGATGATCGCGGTACCGACAGCCTCGTCGTTTTCGAAGTAGGTGCAAAGGGCGACACGAGAAAGGAGAACGAGAAGACGGAGCATGCCGAAGACGTCGGCACGAGTGAGAGCCATTCCAAAAACGAGGATCGTGCGAAGAATCATAAAGAAGAAGTCGTGAAAAAGAACGGAGCTACCCACGAGGTCAGAGATGGTCGTGAGAAGGCTCGTAACACCGCCGGATATCGCAACGTTTATCATAAAGATGAGTTCAAAAAGGACGCTGATTTCTACAGTAACGGGCGTCAGGGTGGACACTTTGAGAAGCACGGTCGATACGGCGAAAAACACGCCGCTGCTGAAGGCAAATACGCGAAAGGCAAGACTAATGGTTCCAGATTCGAGGTGGAAGCCAACTAG
- the LOC139814850 gene encoding uncharacterized protein: MTNQPDTIYKTRLAFPVDYDRVMTFMSDAFYKDDPTMVNIGLDEQEPAPSLLKLMYNELREGMTIIAEGEDNCIVGAAVNGGSCPWDPDKFVEFARCCECGPTRDVIEFEAYVTSKPNLWERYCVLKIFECSYLAVRPDFRNRGIARKLVLDSWYLARDCGYRLFRVDCSNRYIAQIAEGFGWKRVCTIPFHEYVKNGKLVFKHIKEPHTEVQIYIDQVTFCKDYCPPYNKCKITSAPKISKKNS, encoded by the exons ATGACA aaTCAACCAGATACAATTTACAAGACACGACTAGCTTTTCCGGTGGACTACGACAGAGTGATGACTTTCATGAGCGATGCGTTCTATAAGGACGACCCAACCATGGTGAACATTGGTTTGGACGAACAAGAGCCCGCGCCGTCATTGCTAAAACTTATGTACAATGAGCTCCGAGAGGGTATGACGATAATTGCCGAGGGAGAGGACAATTGTATTGTAGGTGCCGCGGTGAACGGTGGCTCCTGTCCTTGGGATCCCGACAAGTTCGTCGAGTTCGCTAGATGTTGCGAATGCGGACCGACCCGCGACGTGATCGAGTTCGAGGCTTACGTGACCAGCAAGCCGAATCTCTGGGAGCGCTATTGCGTTCTCAAGATCTTCGAGTGCAGCTATCTCGCGGTCAGGCCGGACTTCCGGAACCGGGGTATTGCTAGAAAGCTCGTGCTAGATAGCTGGTATCTTGCGCGCGATTGTGGCTATCGATTGTTCCGTGTTGACTGCAGTAATAG ATATATCGCACAGATCGCGGAAGGTTTTGGATGGAAACGAGTATGCACAATACCTTTTCATGAATATGTAAAGAATGGCAAACTCGTTTTTAAGCATATTAAGGAGCCACATACCGAAGTGCAAATTTACATTGATCAAGTTACATTTTGCAAGGATTATTGTCCACCTTAcaacaaatgtaaaataacatCAGCgccaaaaatatctaaaaaaaatagctaA